The Globicephala melas chromosome X, mGloMel1.2, whole genome shotgun sequence genome window below encodes:
- the WDR13 gene encoding WD repeat-containing protein 13 isoform X3 has product MEDFEDDPRALGARGHRRSVSRGSYQLQAQMNRAVYEDRPPGSVVPTSAAEASRAMAGDTSLSENYAFAGMYHVFDQHVDEAVPRVRFANDDRHRLACCSLDGSISLCQLVPAPPTVLRVLRGHTRGVSDFAWSLSNDILVSTSLDATMRIWASEDGRCIREIPDPDSAELLCCTFQPVNNNLTVVGNAKHNVHVMNISTGKKVKGGSSKLTGRVLALSFDAPGRLLWAGDDRGSVFSFLFDMATGKLTKAKRLVVHEGSPVTSISARSWVSREARDPSLLINACLNKLLLYRVVDNEGTLQLKRSFPIEQSSHPVRSIFCPLMSFRQGACVVTGSEDMCVHFFDVERAAKAAVNKLQGHSAPVLDVSFNCDESLLASSDASGMVIVWRREQK; this is encoded by the exons ATGGAG GACTTCGAGGATGACCCTCGGGCCCTGGGGGCCCGTGGGCACCGCCGCTCTGTCAGCCGAGGCTCCTACCAGCTGCAGGCACAGATGAACCGTGCCGTCTATGAGGACAG GCCCCCCGGCAGCGTGGTTCCCACGTCAGCGGCAGAAGCAAGTCGAGCCATGGCCGGGGACACATCGCTGAGTGAGAACTACGCCTTTGCGGGCATGTACCATGTTTTTGACCAGCACGTGGATGAGGCAG TCCCCAGGGTGCGCTTCGCCAATGACGACCGGCACCGCCTGGCCTGCTGCTCACTCGATGGCAGCATTTCGCTGTGCCAGCTGGTACCCGCCCCGCCCACCGTGCTCCGAGTGCTGCGGGGCCACACCCGCGGGGTCTCCGACTTCGCCTGGTCCCTCTCCAACGACATCCTCGTGTCCACCTCGCTTGATGCCACCATGCGCATCTGGGCCTCTGAGGACGGCCGCTGCATCCGGGAGATCCCTGACCCAGACAGCGCCGAACTGCTCTGCTGCACCTTCCAGCCAGTCAACAACAACCTCACTGTG GTGGGGAATGCCAAGCACAACGTGCACGTCATGAACATCTCCACGGGCAAGAAAGTGAAGGGTGGATCCAGCAAGCTGACAGGCCGTGTCCTCGCTCTGTCCTTTGATGCCCCTGGCCGGCTGCTCTGGGCGGGTGATGACCGCGGCAgtgttttctccttcctcttcgaCATGGCCACAG GGAAGCTGACCAAAGCCAAGCGTCTGGTGGTGCATGAGGGCAGCCCTGTGACCAGCATCTCCGCCCGCTCCTGGGTCAGCCGCGAGGCCCGGGACCCCTCGCTGCTCATAAATGCTTGCCTCAACAAGCTGCTGCTCTACAG gGTGGTGGACAACGAGGGGACCCTGCAGCTGAAGAGAAGCTTCCCCATTGAGCAGAGCTCGCACCCCGTACGCAGCATTTTCTGCCCCCTCATGTCCTTCCGCCAGGGGGCCTGTGTGG TGACGGGCAGCGAGGACATGTGCGTGCATTTCTTTGACGTGGAGCGGGCAGCCAAGGCCGCCGTCAACAAGCTGCAGGGCCACAGCGCGCCCGTGCTGGATGTCAGCTTCAACTGCGATGAGAGCCTGCTGGCTTCCAGCGACGCTAGCGGCATGGTCATCGTCTGGAGGCGGGAGCAGAAGTAG
- the WDR13 gene encoding WD repeat-containing protein 13 isoform X1: MAAVWQQVLAVDARYNAYRTPTFPQFRTQYIRRRSQLLRENAKAGHPPALRRQYLRLRGQLLGQRYGPLSEPGSARAYSNSIVRSSRTTLDRMEDFEDDPRALGARGHRRSVSRGSYQLQAQMNRAVYEDRPPGSVVPTSAAEASRAMAGDTSLSENYAFAGMYHVFDQHVDEAVPRVRFANDDRHRLACCSLDGSISLCQLVPAPPTVLRVLRGHTRGVSDFAWSLSNDILVSTSLDATMRIWASEDGRCIREIPDPDSAELLCCTFQPVNNNLTVVGNAKHNVHVMNISTGKKVKGGSSKLTGRVLALSFDAPGRLLWAGDDRGSVFSFLFDMATGKLTKAKRLVVHEGSPVTSISARSWVSREARDPSLLINACLNKLLLYRVVDNEGTLQLKRSFPIEQSSHPVRSIFCPLMSFRQGACVVTGSEDMCVHFFDVERAAKAAVNKLQGHSAPVLDVSFNCDESLLASSDASGMVIVWRREQK, encoded by the exons ATGGCTGCGGTGTGGCAGCAGGTCTTAGCAGTAGACGCGAG GTACAATGCGTACCGCACACCAACGTTTCCACAGTTTCGGACACAATATATCCGACGGCGCAGCCAGCTACTGCGGGAGAATGCCAAGGCTGGGCACCCTCCAGCATTGCGTCGGCAGTACCTGAGGCTGCGTGGGCAGCTGCTGGGCCAGCGCTACGGGCCCCTCTCTGAGCCAGGCAGTGCTCGTGCCTATAGCAACAGCATCGTCCGCAGCAGCCGCACTACCCTTGACCGCATGGAG GACTTCGAGGATGACCCTCGGGCCCTGGGGGCCCGTGGGCACCGCCGCTCTGTCAGCCGAGGCTCCTACCAGCTGCAGGCACAGATGAACCGTGCCGTCTATGAGGACAG GCCCCCCGGCAGCGTGGTTCCCACGTCAGCGGCAGAAGCAAGTCGAGCCATGGCCGGGGACACATCGCTGAGTGAGAACTACGCCTTTGCGGGCATGTACCATGTTTTTGACCAGCACGTGGATGAGGCAG TCCCCAGGGTGCGCTTCGCCAATGACGACCGGCACCGCCTGGCCTGCTGCTCACTCGATGGCAGCATTTCGCTGTGCCAGCTGGTACCCGCCCCGCCCACCGTGCTCCGAGTGCTGCGGGGCCACACCCGCGGGGTCTCCGACTTCGCCTGGTCCCTCTCCAACGACATCCTCGTGTCCACCTCGCTTGATGCCACCATGCGCATCTGGGCCTCTGAGGACGGCCGCTGCATCCGGGAGATCCCTGACCCAGACAGCGCCGAACTGCTCTGCTGCACCTTCCAGCCAGTCAACAACAACCTCACTGTG GTGGGGAATGCCAAGCACAACGTGCACGTCATGAACATCTCCACGGGCAAGAAAGTGAAGGGTGGATCCAGCAAGCTGACAGGCCGTGTCCTCGCTCTGTCCTTTGATGCCCCTGGCCGGCTGCTCTGGGCGGGTGATGACCGCGGCAgtgttttctccttcctcttcgaCATGGCCACAG GGAAGCTGACCAAAGCCAAGCGTCTGGTGGTGCATGAGGGCAGCCCTGTGACCAGCATCTCCGCCCGCTCCTGGGTCAGCCGCGAGGCCCGGGACCCCTCGCTGCTCATAAATGCTTGCCTCAACAAGCTGCTGCTCTACAG gGTGGTGGACAACGAGGGGACCCTGCAGCTGAAGAGAAGCTTCCCCATTGAGCAGAGCTCGCACCCCGTACGCAGCATTTTCTGCCCCCTCATGTCCTTCCGCCAGGGGGCCTGTGTGG TGACGGGCAGCGAGGACATGTGCGTGCATTTCTTTGACGTGGAGCGGGCAGCCAAGGCCGCCGTCAACAAGCTGCAGGGCCACAGCGCGCCCGTGCTGGATGTCAGCTTCAACTGCGATGAGAGCCTGCTGGCTTCCAGCGACGCTAGCGGCATGGTCATCGTCTGGAGGCGGGAGCAGAAGTAG
- the WDR13 gene encoding WD repeat-containing protein 13 isoform X2 has product MAAVWQQVLAVDARYNAYRTPTFPQFRTQYIRRRSQLLRENAKAGHPPALRRQYLRLRGQLLGQRYGPLSEPGSARAYSNSIVRSSRTTLDRMEDFEDDPRALGARGHRRSVSRGSYQLQAQMNRAVYEDRPPGSVVPTSAAEASRAMAGDTSLSENYAFAGMYHVFDQHVDEAVPRVRFANDDRHRLACCSLDGSISLCQLVPAPPTVLRVLRGHTRGVSDFAWSLSNDILVSTSLDATMRIWASEDGRCIREIPDPDSAELLCCTFQPVNNNLTVVGNAKHNVHVMNISTGKKVKGGSSKLTGRVLALSFDAPGRLLWAGDDRGSVFSFLFDMATGKLTKAKRLVVHEGSPVTSISARSWVSREARDPSLLINACLNKLLLYRFMQSSQNWIS; this is encoded by the exons ATGGCTGCGGTGTGGCAGCAGGTCTTAGCAGTAGACGCGAG GTACAATGCGTACCGCACACCAACGTTTCCACAGTTTCGGACACAATATATCCGACGGCGCAGCCAGCTACTGCGGGAGAATGCCAAGGCTGGGCACCCTCCAGCATTGCGTCGGCAGTACCTGAGGCTGCGTGGGCAGCTGCTGGGCCAGCGCTACGGGCCCCTCTCTGAGCCAGGCAGTGCTCGTGCCTATAGCAACAGCATCGTCCGCAGCAGCCGCACTACCCTTGACCGCATGGAG GACTTCGAGGATGACCCTCGGGCCCTGGGGGCCCGTGGGCACCGCCGCTCTGTCAGCCGAGGCTCCTACCAGCTGCAGGCACAGATGAACCGTGCCGTCTATGAGGACAG GCCCCCCGGCAGCGTGGTTCCCACGTCAGCGGCAGAAGCAAGTCGAGCCATGGCCGGGGACACATCGCTGAGTGAGAACTACGCCTTTGCGGGCATGTACCATGTTTTTGACCAGCACGTGGATGAGGCAG TCCCCAGGGTGCGCTTCGCCAATGACGACCGGCACCGCCTGGCCTGCTGCTCACTCGATGGCAGCATTTCGCTGTGCCAGCTGGTACCCGCCCCGCCCACCGTGCTCCGAGTGCTGCGGGGCCACACCCGCGGGGTCTCCGACTTCGCCTGGTCCCTCTCCAACGACATCCTCGTGTCCACCTCGCTTGATGCCACCATGCGCATCTGGGCCTCTGAGGACGGCCGCTGCATCCGGGAGATCCCTGACCCAGACAGCGCCGAACTGCTCTGCTGCACCTTCCAGCCAGTCAACAACAACCTCACTGTG GTGGGGAATGCCAAGCACAACGTGCACGTCATGAACATCTCCACGGGCAAGAAAGTGAAGGGTGGATCCAGCAAGCTGACAGGCCGTGTCCTCGCTCTGTCCTTTGATGCCCCTGGCCGGCTGCTCTGGGCGGGTGATGACCGCGGCAgtgttttctccttcctcttcgaCATGGCCACAG GGAAGCTGACCAAAGCCAAGCGTCTGGTGGTGCATGAGGGCAGCCCTGTGACCAGCATCTCCGCCCGCTCCTGGGTCAGCCGCGAGGCCCGGGACCCCTCGCTGCTCATAAATGCTTGCCTCAACAAGCTGCTGCTCTACAG GTTTATGCAGTCGTCTCAAAACTGGATTTCATGA